From the genome of Alosa alosa isolate M-15738 ecotype Scorff River chromosome 18, AALO_Geno_1.1, whole genome shotgun sequence, one region includes:
- the psmb1 gene encoding proteasome subunit beta type-1 has protein sequence MLSTHSYDANGKMKDYHYSGPVEHRFSPYAFNGGTVLAVAGEDFAIVASDTRLSEGYSIHSRDSPKCYTLTDTTVIGCSGFHGDCLTLTKIIDARLKMYKHSNNKSMTSGAIAAMLSTILYGRRFFPYYVYNIIGGLDEEGKGAVYSFDPVGSYQRDTYKAGGSASAMLQPLLDNQIGFKNMENVQHVPLTQEKAVQLVKDVFISAAERDVYTGDALKICIVTKDGIREEIVPLRKD, from the exons ATGCTTTCAACACATTCGTACGATGCTAATGGGAAAATGAAAGATTATCACTATTCTGGTCCAGTAGAGCACAGATTCTCTCCCTATGCTTTCAACGGAGG GACTGTGTTGGCTGTTGCTGGTGAGGACTTTGCCATTGTAGCCTCTGACACTCGTCTCAGTGAGGGCTACTCTATCCACAGTCGGGACTCTCCAAAATGCTACACGCT GACTGACACAACAGTAATTGGCTGCAGTGGATTTCATGGTGATTGCCTTACTCTGACCAAAATCATTGATGCTAGGCTCAAG ATGTACAAGCACTCAAATAACAAGAGCATGACAAGTGGAGCCATTGCTGCCATGCTGTCAACAATTCTGTATGGGCGGAGATTTTTCCCGTATTATGTGTACAACATCATCGGTGGTCTAGATGAGGAGG GCAAAGGCGCTGTCTACAGTTTCGACCCAGTGGGATCATATCAGCGAGACACTTACAAAGCGGGAGGCTCAGCCAGTGCCATGCTGCAACCCTTGCTAGACAACCAG ATTGGCTTCAAGAACATGGAGAATGTGCAGCATGTTCCACTGACCCAGGAGAAGGCAGTGCAGTTGGTAAAGGACGTCTTTATCTCTGCGGCAGAGAGAGACGTGTACACCGGTGATGCCCTCAAGATCTGCATCGTCACCAAGGACGGCATCAGAGAGGAGATTGTTCCTCTCAGGAAAGACTGA